A window of Rufibacter tibetensis genomic DNA:
GGCATAAAGGTAACTGGCTCTTACCGCGTGCCCCATGGCTTTTTTCTGTTCCCGGAAAGGTATCCTGTCCTGGTTATCGTCCGTTCCGTCTTTGCTGTAACCCCTTATATCAATGAGGTTTTTGGCGAGTTCAAGGTATTTCGGGTCTTTCGTGGTACGGTACATTTCCACAATCCCCATGTAATGCGATGGGCAGATAGCGTTGCGGGCTAACTCTGGGGAGGCTGTTTTATAGTAGTTGTACAGGAAGTCAGTAGCCTTGATGGCAACATGAAGCAGGGAAGATTTACCTGTGGCCCGGTGATGCACGCAAGCCGCTGTCATCAGATGGCCCAGGTTATAAGCCTCAAAATTCACTTTATCCTGAAAAGCGGAACCTGCCCCCTTGTTATTTATTTTCTGAATGATGGCAGGGGTATAAATATAGCCATCCTCCTGCTGGGCTTTGGCAATAACGGCAATCGCCTTGTCCATTTCCTGATCCAGTCTTGGATCTTTGGTGATAGCATAGGTAGCAGCCAGGGATTCCAGCACCTTGTAAAAGTCACCATCATGAAAAGAGGGGCCCGAATGCTCACCCTTGGCCAACCCTGCTGCAATCTCGAAGTTCCTAAATGAATGGCTAACCTCTGCATTATTGTATAGTTGCCATATATTCGGCACCATGGCCTCTTTGCACACTTTGAAGCGATCCGCCCAAAATCCTTGCGTCCACGTGACATCGCCCATGTCCACGCTCCTTAATTTAGCAAAAGAGCTACCAGAAGTATTCACCAGGCTTTTATCCTGTGCCTGAAGGGAACTACCTAATAGCATAATTCCCACCAGGACAACACCACACTTTTTCATACACGTCTTTTTTTGATGGATTAACTAGGTTTGCAGGAATGCCACACCGCCAGCAGGCTTACTGATTGCAGAGCCAGCACAGTTTCGAAACCATTTTTGGTTAACTGGTAAAGTCAGTTGCATTACCTTTTGGATTTGTTGGGAAGCAACAATCAGCTTTTGTCAGCGGCTAACTTTATTCCTTCCCTTTTCTGTAAACTTATCCTGTAAAAGGGAGATCCTGTTTTCACCGAAGAGCTTTGAAACCAGGAAGCCAACAAGAAAAATGGTGGTGGTTCCAATCACGATTGCCAGGTTTGCATGGAAAGGGCTTTTGAAACTCACCCAATCCCCATCCGCAAAATACACTGGCGACAGGCTAGCCCAGCAGATAACTAAAATCCCTGCCACAACGCCTATGCCTGCATCAAAACTCTTTACTTTCCGGGAGAAAATCCCCAGCAAGAACAAGCCCAGCATGCCTCCACTGAAAATAGATGACAGGGCCCACCAGGCATCCAATGCACTTTTAACCCTTGTCATAGCCAAGGCAGCCACAATACCTAAAATCCCCATCACCAAAGAAGCTAGGTACATGGATTTCATCGACTCGCGGCCAGAGGCACTCTTGTGGAAGAAGCGTTTGTAGTAGTCCACTGTGATAACGGTGGCAGAACTATTGATACTGGTGGAAACAGTACTCATGCCCGCCGCAAAAATGGAGGCAATCAGAAGTCCTGTTATGCCAACAGGCAAGCCATGTACAATAAAGTGGGGAAATACTTTATCTGCCATCCCTGAAGCCCTAAGCGAAGCAGGCAGTAGTCCTGGCTGCGCCTGATAGTAGGCGAACAGTGCCGTGCCTATAAAAAAAAACAAGAGTGAAATAGGCACATAAAGTAAACTGCCCAGCCAGGTAGAGAATATGGCCTCTTTTTGAGTTTTAGCAGTAAAATACCGCTGAACATAATTTTGGTCTATACCATAGTTCTGCAGATTGATAAACAATCCATATACCAGTACCACCCAGAAAGTTGAATCAGACACGTTGGCACTGAAACTTCCCAAGCTAAATTTATCGCTCGCGCTGGCTATCTCGAACAACTGCGTCACCCCGTCTGGCATGGAAAACAAGATTATTCCTACACAAGCCAGGGCGCCTACAATCAGGATGATTCCCTGCACAGCATCCGTCCATATCACCGCCTCTATCCCCCCCATGACGGCATACAGCATGACACAGACGCCCGTCACTATGATGATGGCTGGTATGCTCCAGCCGAACAGCGCATTCATGGGAAGGGCCAGCAGGTACATGATGGCGCCCATGCGTGCCACCTGGGTGAGCAGGTAGCAGACAGAACCGTACACCCGGGCCCATGGACCGAAGCGAGTCTCCAGGTAATGATAAGCTGATATGCTGTCAATACTTCTGTAGAGTGGCACAAACAGCTTTACAGCAACAAAGGACGCGAAGGGAATGGATAAGCTAAAAACAAAACCATTCCAGTTTGACATATAAGCATTCCCAGGCAAGGCCAGAAAGCTTATACTACTTACGAAAGTGGCGAAAATAGACATTCCCACCGCCCAGGAAGGCAACCTGCCTCCTCCCGTGGAATATTCACTGGCGGAACGTTTTTTAAAGTAGAAAGAGCACCCAAACAGGACCATGCCCACTAGGTAGGCGATGATCACGAGTAAATCTACTAAAGGCAGCGTCATAGGTTAACCGTGCTTTGATACTGCCCCTGCATGTTACTCTTGATTTCTTTCAGGTAACCCCTTATCTTCAACTTCTCCTCTGCCTGGTAACTTTGATGAGGCTCTGCCATGAAATCACTACAGATGCCCAAAACAGAAAGAGCCGCTTTCACCCCTTTCAAATAACTGGTGCCACAGCTGCTCACTGTATACAGGTGCGAGCTAATCTCCAGCACATGGTTTTGCAAGGTGCCAATCAGTTCAAAGTCCTTGGTTAAGGCTGCCTCATACAGATCCACATACAACTGGGGGAATAAATTGGCCCCTCCATTCACCCCTCCATGGCCCCCCATCAATACCGCCTCGGCCGTTACCTCCTCAGGGCCGATTAACAGCGAGAAATCAGGGTTGTCTTTCAAGGCATTGCACATTAACTGGAAGTAAACGGTATTCCCGGAGCTATCCTTCAAACCGACTACATTGGGGTGTTTTGCGATTGCTTTTACTGTTGCCGGCGCAAAGCTCACCTTTGTATGGGAAGGCATGTTGTACAGGAAGAGCGGCAATGGAAGCCGATCGGCCAGATGCTTGTAGTAGTGGACCAGTTCGTCCTGGCTTGGGGTAAAGTAGTAGGGAGGAGCGGATACAACTGCCGCAGCACCGGCTTCAGCTGCCGTATTGGCCAGCCGGAGGCTTTCCGAAACAACGGTATCTGTGATGCCCACAAGTACCGGCACACGCCCCGCTACCTGCTCACAGGTGCGCTTCACCAGCTCATGCCGCAAGTGATAGCTTAGATTCGGGGCCTCTCCTGTGGTTCCTAAAATAAACAACCCATGTACACCTCCCCCTAAAATGTGCTCAATCAGTTTTTCCAATCCATTTACGTCAAGCGCATCATTGCTCAATAGAGGCGTTACCATCGGAGGTACAATTCCTCTTAGGGGCGTAGGTAGCTTTTCCTGTTTCATTTCTTAAATTTTAACATAGGTTAATACAAGGTTCCATAGCTTTGGCAAGCCCGGTAATCAGCTCCCTCTGCCTCCATGCCAAATGCGGCCCAGGCACTGGGTCTGAAAATATTTTCTTCTGTTATGTTATGCATACAAACCGGGATGCGCAGCATGGAAGCGAGGGTGATCAAATCCGCTCCAATATGACCGTAGCTGATGGAACCATGGTTGGAGCCCCAGTTCGCCATGACGGCATAAGTATCCCGGAAAGCGCCTCTCCCAGTCAGACGGGGCACAAACCAGGTAGTGGGCCATGTTTTATCCGTGCGTTGGTCAAGGGTGTTATTTACCTCTTCCGGCAAGTCAATTGTCCACCCCTCTGCAATCTGCAGCACCGGCCCTAACCCTTTGATTAGGTTTACACGTGACATGGTAACAGGCATACCTCCTTTCGTCAGGAACTGAGAGGAATACCCCCCTCCCCTGAAATACTCCAGTGTCGCAGGATACCAGGTAGTGGCGGCTAAGCATTCCTGGGCCTCCCGTTCACTTATTTCCCAGAACGGCTTCATGGCAGGCTTTCCCTCCTGATGCTGTTGGCCTGTCCCGTCCAAAGTGCAGGAGCCTGAGTTGATCAAATGCAGAAAGCCATCTTTTGCAACGCCCTCCAGTTTATATCCTGTTACCCGCTCCACAGCCTCTGGGCTCCAGTAGGTTCTTACATCAGCAAATATCTGAGCGGTATTGCTTAGAAGATGCCCAAAGAGCATGCTCACACCGTTCAGCGAATCATTTTCGGTAGCTACTACAAAGGGCTGACGAATGCCATTCCAGTCAAAGGAGGAATTAAGGATCGCCTCACTGAAATCACCGTTTGGCAAAAAGTCTGTCCATTGGCGCTGCCCTTGGAAACCTGACGCAATGGCATTATGCCCTAACGCCTCCTCCCCATATCCCATCGCCTTGAGTTGGGGATTGCCAATCATCAGATCACGTATAATGATCGTCATTTTAGCAACAAACCCCCAGTCACTGTCCTTTTGATTCCGGGATTTTTGCTTGTCACCAGGATTGAAGTCTGTTCCTTCCTGACAGTTTTCCTTTATCCAGGAGATGGCCTTCTCAAATTCATCCTGGTCGAAAATGCCCTGCTCTATCCGACGGAGTACTTCCATGGAATCGACATACTCCGTTCTCATTCCCAGGAAAGATTCAAAAAAACCGGCGTCTACGATTGATCCCGCGATCCCCATGGATACTGAGCCAATTGACAGATAGGATTTCCCGCGCATGGAAGCAACTGCCAACCCTGCTTTCGCAAACCGCAACAGCTTCACCTGTACATCCTCCGGGATAGTTGTATCACCAGTATCTTTCACATCCTTACCGTAGATGCCAAATGCGGGCAAACCTTTTTGGTTGTGCCCGGCCAGCGCAGCAGCCAGGTAAACAGCCCCAGGACGCTCCGTCCCATTGAAGCCCCATATCGCTTTTGGCGTGTGAGGGTTCATGTCTATAGTCTCCGTGCCGTAACACCAGCAAGGCGTTACCGTGAGCGACACCCCCACCCCTTCCCGTTCAAACTTATCAGCAGCCATGGCTGCCTCTGCCACACCGCCTATACAACTATCAGCGATTATACATTCTACTGCAGTGCCATCCGCATGCCTAAGGTTTTCGTGAAAGAACAGGGCAACTTGCTGCGCCATAGCCATCGTGGTTTCTTCCAACGACTCCCTGATTCCGCCTAAGCGGCCATCGATGACAGGACGTACTCCGATCTTTGGCTTTGCGCCAACTAATCTTCTCTGATACGGGGGGTTCTTCATGTATCTAAATCATGTTTGTTGCTTCACTGGACCTAGGGGCCCAATCTGAACCATTAAAATTAGCGGCAAAAAGCATGGGGACACTGTCTGTTCTTTTCCAATAACTATAGGATATTATCATATATGGAAATAAGGAACACTGTGTCCTTCTGTTGCTTACAACAATCTTCAGAAGGGAAGACGCCATCCTCCATTTTCCTATCCTTCAATAAGACCGCTTGAACTAAACTGGATTTACCCTTCAGATTGAGGGGTTAACTTTCCTTGGTGCATTCTCTCCATTGCACCATGGGACCGGTAACTCACCGGAACTGATTTAACCCTCTTTTATACTCATTATTTTACTAATAAAAAGAATTTTCCCTTATAAACATACTGTAAGTTCAAAATTTATTTATGGGAGTTGAGTTAAAGCATATTTATTGCTATATTTTCAATTATTAACCCTTCTTAAATAAGTTTCTGAATAACAAGCAAACATTGCCTGGTTAAAAACTAAATTCCTGACAGGACTTTACAAAAGATTACACTGAGAGTTTAAACATCTTAAAACCATGAAGCCGCATTTTCACAAGGTCCCGGTAGAATTGCAGAGTTCTTTCAATATAATGCATAAACTACAGCCTGACTTTGGGTCAGTATGGCACTTTCATCCTGAGTTGGAACTCCATTACATTATAAAAGGGGAAGGCGTCAGGTTTATCGGAGACAACATTGATAATTTTTCCGCCGGGGAAATGATCTTACTGGGAGAGAACCTGCCCCATACGTGGCGCTGCAAAGAAGACTACTTTCAGGGGGGGGCGAGGCAGAAAGTGGAGGCGATTGTCATTCAGTTTCTGCCATACTGCCTGGGGCGTGATATTCTGAACTTACCAGAAGCATACCTGATTCCAAAACTATATGAAAAGGCTAAAAAAGGGCTTGTGATCAAAGGTGAAGCAAAAAAGCGAATAGCCGATTTGATGACAAGGGCCGTAGAAGCAAAAAATTTAGACCGGCTGATTCTGCTTCTCTCGGTGATAAAGGAACTAGCTGAGACAGAAGACATAGAAACGATCACTTCCGAACATGTCTTTTACAAATCAAATGAAATCGAAACTGAACGGCTGAACAGGGTTTGCTCTTACACCTTGTCCAATTTCAAAAAAGAAATCAGTTTAGAGGAGATTTCGTCTGTAGCCAATCTCAGTATAACCTCTTTTTGCCGTTACTTTAAGATGATGACAAAGAAAACATATAATGATTTCCTAACAGAGATCAAGATAAGCCATGCCTGCAGGGCTTTGGTGGAAGATAAGCTTTCCACTGAAGTTATCTGCTTTGACTGTGGGTTTAACAATGTGTCTAACTTCTATCGGCATTTCAAGAAAGTGATGAATATGACACCACTTGAGTACAAAAGAAAGTATCTGAATACCTGACCCTGCATTTCCCAACTATTCCCCATTCCCAGGACCCATCGCTTCCACCATGGTTCTGGTAAGAAAACTAAACCCTGATCCCAATGGGAATGCACTAAGAAGGGCCAGACATGCCTTTTCCCCTGATAAAAGCTTATAAATTAATATATACCTGTTCGCAACCCCTAAATCAGCTGCCCCTTATTGTTGTCTCTTATTATAGACTTCCACAAAGTCCATGGGCTTGTCCTCGGTTTGAATCCTTACATTTTTCAGCAGCAGATTATCTACGTACTGAAACCTTGCCCCTTCTTTCGCTTGAATACTTATATCCTCTAAAATAACGTTTTCAGCATGCGCTAAAGGCCAGCCCAGGAAGCTGATGGCTTTCCCGGAATTAGTGGCATTTACATTTCTGATGGTTATGTTCCTGTACTTTGGAGTTGCTTTATAGAAGGGCACAAGGATATTCTGCCATTCATCCAGGTAGTCTTTCCCGTCAACTTTCCGAAAGGAATAGTCAATCACAGTGCCCACGTTTTTAATTTCCCAGCCTTCATGGGTGATGTTCTCTATAACTCCACCACGGCCGGGACGAGGCTTGAATTTTATTGGGGCTTGGTTTCCATCGGCTTTGCAGTTGCGCACCATTACATTCTTTATTCCCCCTGCTGTTTCCGTTCCAAGGGAGACACCTCCGTGACCGGTCCCAAAAAAGCAATTCTCAATTAAAACATTCTCTGTAGGCATGTTCACGCGCAGCCCATCGGATCCTCTTCCTGATTTGATGGCAATACAATCGTCGTCCACAGAGATAGAGCAGTTACGAATGATGATATCATTGCTGGAATCCACATCTATCCCGTCAGTACTGGCGGCTTTCTTACCTTTTTCAAGAATAGGATTGTAAATGACCACATCTGTTACTTTTATGGCGTCGCTATAACAGATATGTACTGTCCAAAAGCCTGAATTCCTTAAGTTGACCCCCTGTATCTCTGATGCTGAGACTTTATCAAAAAGTATAAGCCGGGGTCTAGGCACATGCCAATCAATCAAATCACCGGGCACTGTCTTTGATAAGCTGTCTCGCTTTGTCCAGTAATCTTCCCACCAGTAATAACCTGAGCCATCTATAGTGCCTTCTCCGTATATCTTTACATTTTTAGCCTGAATTGCATTAACAAAGGCAGAGGGCCAGTTCATCTCAATGCCGGCAATCCGGGTATTTACTAATATCGGATAATTTTCCAGGCCTGCCACGGCTCTCAGCTTAGCCCCTTTGTCCACCTTTAGGTGAACGTTCTCCTTCAGGAAAAGGGCACCGGAGGAAAAAACACCGTTTGCAACCAGCACGGTACCGCCACCAGCCGCATGGCAATGATCAATCGCCTTTTGGAGAGCTTTTGTATTTACGGTGACAGAATCTCCTACGGCACCATACTGGGTTACATCGTATATTCTTCTGCTGCTATCCCCTAGCGGGGCAGCTGCCTGTTTTATACAGGACGCCAGCAGCATGGCACCCCACACAATAAGCCACGCTAACCGGTGTTTTCTTGTGATGCGTGCAGCCTGTGGGCCGTTGCCAGGGAGGCTGGCGGTTTTCCTATTCTGATTGGGGAACTTCATGATAACCGATATTGCCGTTGCCTTCAGTGTTCCAGGAGCAGTTGATCCCGGTTTTGCACCAGATCCGCTCTCTGTTAGTTGGATAGGATTCATGGGAGGTGTTCTCGATCGTTACGGGTGAGGAAGGGTATCCGAAGCCCAGGACTGCACTGCTTGCGCAAAAAAAGCCCCGCTTTATGGAGAACAGGTACAGACCAGGGATTCCATGCCTCCTGCCCATGATTTACCTCTCCGCGTTGTTCCCTCTCCGTGTTTTTTCCAAAAGCTTTTTCCTGGTGTCCAGCACCTCCCTGTTCAGCTTCAGCTTCACCATCCCCATCGGATGGAATCGCCTTTTTAAGTCGATAGCTGCATACACCACAGTATAGATATCGTTTCCTTCGGGGATCAAGCACAGGGGGGTACGCATAATGTCCCACCATTTATTCACTTTGGTTTCAATGGGCCAGTAGCGGGCTTCGGACCAGTTGTAACCATCTTTAGAAAGTGAATACCCCATCATATTAGGTAGATGATGCCCCCATCCATCAGGGCCCCCATCGAATATAGCTATGTACAAACCATTTGGAAGCTGACTTACAATAGGGTTCTCTATGAAAAACGGATGCATGGATGTCACAGGATTTACGGTGGTATCCATTCTTATCCAGGGGCCTTCCAAACTTTTACCCTCCGCAAGGCCTATGAACCAGCCCTTCCCGGATTTTTTCGGGTAGTCTTTCCAGGAGGCAAAAGGGTAAGCTCCACTGTAAAACCCCAGCCATTGGTCTCCCACTTTGTAAGGGAAGAAAGAAGCCACGCCTTGCCTCCCTTCCCAGGGTTGGGAATCAAGTCCTGGTTCCATGATGATACCTGTGTCCGCATAGGGCCCTCCTATCCCCTCAATGCCCGCAGTCTTGGATTCTGCCCTCCAGATGCGGCCAAAAGAATGATTTGGCTCTATCTCTTTGTGCACCGTGTAAGCCAGGTAATATCCGTACCAACGGTTAGCCTGCTCACTGAAGACGGGCATAAACGACCAGATAGCCCCTCGCCGATCATTCATGGGATTGTCATCTTCTGTTACGGCATACTTCCCACTGGCCTGGTATATGGTAGACCGCCTCTTCCAGTGGATGGCATCCTTACTTGTCCAGTGGCCGATGCGGGTTTTTACCCTATCGTAATAAGCCTCTACCCCTATTTCACCGGCACGTTCGGTAGGAAACATATGGTAAGTGTCCCCTATTTTCACACAACGCCCACCCTCAAAGCCACCTTGTATTCCCTCCGTACCAGGCATTCCTTCCTCCACCACTGGTTTTCCCGGCCCGCCAACAACGTCAAATAATGGACTTTCGTCAGAAAAACCTTCTACTATATAGGTGGGGTTCCATTGTCTGCCATCGGGCAGTTCTGCATTGCGATATGTAAGTTGTTGGTCGGCTTTTACCACCCCTACTATTGTGAACAACCCCTTACCTTCCGGGTTGATGACATGGGTTCCTTTAGGGTAAGGAATAGCATAGACGTCAACAGGCGGCAAGCCAGTAACGGTAAGGCCGTTTTCCAGAACCAGTTGCCGGCCGCCTCCACCACTTACCTGCCGGAAAGCTTTTCTGTCCTCCCCCTGAAAGGTGCCTACCAGCACCTTCACCGGTTCCTTGAACTTTAGCCTTAGCGGTGTATACGCCCCGCTCTCATACTGCTCGGCAGGAAGTTGTACCCCCGTGAGCCCCTTTATTTCCTGTGCTACCCGCACAATGTTATGCTTTCTCCCGGAGAACACATGCCCATAGGCTGTGGTTGGAAAAGTAACATAGCCTGGAACCGCGATTTCAAAGGAGGCAGCTTTCCAGGCAGCCACCTGTGGGGTGCCTTTCCGGGCGTAAATGGCATTCTTTACGTTATCGCCCCCTTTTCCCATGCCTTCCCCGGAAGGGTTCCCCATGGCGAAAAAGAAGCAGCACGCAACGGCCGCAACGGGAAATACATATTTTTTGTGTATTCTCATGGCCTAAGCTCCTACTCTATTTCAACTTTGAATACATGGGCAATTTCGGAAGGCACACGTGTTTTCGCCGGTATGGTGATCGTTAGTCCCTGACTGGTGGCATTGAAGGGAATATTCTCAAGCTTTTTCAAACCCAGCAGGGTTACCGCCTTCACTTTCCCATTCAGATTCCCTGCTGTCAGTTGCTTCAAGCTGACCGGCATATCTTTTTGGGTGGTCATTTCCCCCTCACCGCCAGGCCAGTCCAGGAATATGATGTATACATCTTTCCCCTTTTGGGTGTAATGGACCCGCTTCCCTCCTTCGGTTTTCTCGCCACTGACCCTAAACGGGCGTGTTTCATAAATGGCTTCCCCGAAAGTCCAGAGCCACATGCCTATTTTTGTCACTACCTGTCTCTGATCCTCAGGAATTGTACCATCTGCCTTTGGCGACAGGTTTAACAGCATCTGTCCGTTGTTACTTACTATTTCTACGAGCTTATGCACAATATCCTTTGCTGTCCTGATTCCCATCCCCTCGGTATACCCCCAGGAAAAGGAGAACCCCTCACCGATTGAATAGTCACTCAGAAAGGGGCTTTTGCTGATCTGCTCCGGATTGGAATTCTCATGATCCTCCATTCCGACGTTGTAGGGGATGTCCCCTCCTTTTGAGGTGACAGTCACCTCCTGGTTTCTGGACGCTGCTTCGTTGAAGTAGTGTGCCAGGTAAGTTCTGATTTTTTCCTCATCCACCTGTTCCAGCCAGGCATCATGGTAGATCATGTCTGGGTGATACTTATTTACTACTTCCAGGCATTTATCCAGCCACATTTGCTGCCACTCCTTTTCAGGCATCGGAGAACCGTATAATTTGGCATACTTCGGGTCGGCGGCCTCCCAGGTAGGTTTCACTTTTACGTTTGTATAATTCAGCTCATGATGCAGTGAGGTGAAAAACTTCAACCCCCTCTTTCGGATAGCCTTTTCCAATTCGCCCACAATATCCCGTTTAGGCCCCATGTCCTTTGCATTGAACGGCGTTACCTCACTGTCCCACATGGCGAAACCATCATGGTGCTCTGCTACAGGACCCGCAAAACGAGCCCCCCCTTTGACAAACAAGTCAGCCCATTCCTCCGCACTGAATTTTTCCCCCTTGAATTCAGGTATGAAATCATGGTAACCAAACTCTGACAAAGGA
This region includes:
- a CDS encoding sodium:solute symporter; translated protein: MTLPLVDLLVIIAYLVGMVLFGCSFYFKKRSASEYSTGGGRLPSWAVGMSIFATFVSSISFLALPGNAYMSNWNGFVFSLSIPFASFVAVKLFVPLYRSIDSISAYHYLETRFGPWARVYGSVCYLLTQVARMGAIMYLLALPMNALFGWSIPAIIIVTGVCVMLYAVMGGIEAVIWTDAVQGIILIVGALACVGIILFSMPDGVTQLFEIASASDKFSLGSFSANVSDSTFWVVLVYGLFINLQNYGIDQNYVQRYFTAKTQKEAIFSTWLGSLLYVPISLLFFFIGTALFAYYQAQPGLLPASLRASGMADKVFPHFIVHGLPVGITGLLIASIFAAGMSTVSTSINSSATVITVDYYKRFFHKSASGRESMKSMYLASLVMGILGIVAALAMTRVKSALDAWWALSSIFSGGMLGLFLLGIFSRKVKSFDAGIGVVAGILVICWASLSPVYFADGDWVSFKSPFHANLAIVIGTTTIFLVGFLVSKLFGENRISLLQDKFTEKGRNKVSR
- a CDS encoding dihydrodipicolinate synthase family protein, yielding MKQEKLPTPLRGIVPPMVTPLLSNDALDVNGLEKLIEHILGGGVHGLFILGTTGEAPNLSYHLRHELVKRTCEQVAGRVPVLVGITDTVVSESLRLANTAAEAGAAAVVSAPPYYFTPSQDELVHYYKHLADRLPLPLFLYNMPSHTKVSFAPATVKAIAKHPNVVGLKDSSGNTVYFQLMCNALKDNPDFSLLIGPEEVTAEAVLMGGHGGVNGGANLFPQLYVDLYEAALTKDFELIGTLQNHVLEISSHLYTVSSCGTSYLKGVKAALSVLGICSDFMAEPHQSYQAEEKLKIRGYLKEIKSNMQGQYQSTVNL
- a CDS encoding L-fucose isomerase; this translates as MKNPPYQRRLVGAKPKIGVRPVIDGRLGGIRESLEETTMAMAQQVALFFHENLRHADGTAVECIIADSCIGGVAEAAMAADKFEREGVGVSLTVTPCWCYGTETIDMNPHTPKAIWGFNGTERPGAVYLAAALAGHNQKGLPAFGIYGKDVKDTGDTTIPEDVQVKLLRFAKAGLAVASMRGKSYLSIGSVSMGIAGSIVDAGFFESFLGMRTEYVDSMEVLRRIEQGIFDQDEFEKAISWIKENCQEGTDFNPGDKQKSRNQKDSDWGFVAKMTIIIRDLMIGNPQLKAMGYGEEALGHNAIASGFQGQRQWTDFLPNGDFSEAILNSSFDWNGIRQPFVVATENDSLNGVSMLFGHLLSNTAQIFADVRTYWSPEAVERVTGYKLEGVAKDGFLHLINSGSCTLDGTGQQHQEGKPAMKPFWEISEREAQECLAATTWYPATLEYFRGGGYSSQFLTKGGMPVTMSRVNLIKGLGPVLQIAEGWTIDLPEEVNNTLDQRTDKTWPTTWFVPRLTGRGAFRDTYAVMANWGSNHGSISYGHIGADLITLASMLRIPVCMHNITEENIFRPSAWAAFGMEAEGADYRACQSYGTLY
- a CDS encoding AraC family transcriptional regulator yields the protein MKPHFHKVPVELQSSFNIMHKLQPDFGSVWHFHPELELHYIIKGEGVRFIGDNIDNFSAGEMILLGENLPHTWRCKEDYFQGGARQKVEAIVIQFLPYCLGRDILNLPEAYLIPKLYEKAKKGLVIKGEAKKRIADLMTRAVEAKNLDRLILLLSVIKELAETEDIETITSEHVFYKSNEIETERLNRVCSYTLSNFKKEISLEEISSVANLSITSFCRYFKMMTKKTYNDFLTEIKISHACRALVEDKLSTEVICFDCGFNNVSNFYRHFKKVMNMTPLEYKRKYLNT
- a CDS encoding glycoside hydrolase family 28 protein; this encodes MNPIQLTESGSGAKPGSTAPGTLKATAISVIMKFPNQNRKTASLPGNGPQAARITRKHRLAWLIVWGAMLLASCIKQAAAPLGDSSRRIYDVTQYGAVGDSVTVNTKALQKAIDHCHAAGGGTVLVANGVFSSGALFLKENVHLKVDKGAKLRAVAGLENYPILVNTRIAGIEMNWPSAFVNAIQAKNVKIYGEGTIDGSGYYWWEDYWTKRDSLSKTVPGDLIDWHVPRPRLILFDKVSASEIQGVNLRNSGFWTVHICYSDAIKVTDVVIYNPILEKGKKAASTDGIDVDSSNDIIIRNCSISVDDDCIAIKSGRGSDGLRVNMPTENVLIENCFFGTGHGGVSLGTETAGGIKNVMVRNCKADGNQAPIKFKPRPGRGGVIENITHEGWEIKNVGTVIDYSFRKVDGKDYLDEWQNILVPFYKATPKYRNITIRNVNATNSGKAISFLGWPLAHAENVILEDISIQAKEGARFQYVDNLLLKNVRIQTEDKPMDFVEVYNKRQQ
- a CDS encoding glycoside hydrolase family protein — its product is MGNPSGEGMGKGGDNVKNAIYARKGTPQVAAWKAASFEIAVPGYVTFPTTAYGHVFSGRKHNIVRVAQEIKGLTGVQLPAEQYESGAYTPLRLKFKEPVKVLVGTFQGEDRKAFRQVSGGGGRQLVLENGLTVTGLPPVDVYAIPYPKGTHVINPEGKGLFTIVGVVKADQQLTYRNAELPDGRQWNPTYIVEGFSDESPLFDVVGGPGKPVVEEGMPGTEGIQGGFEGGRCVKIGDTYHMFPTERAGEIGVEAYYDRVKTRIGHWTSKDAIHWKRRSTIYQASGKYAVTEDDNPMNDRRGAIWSFMPVFSEQANRWYGYYLAYTVHKEIEPNHSFGRIWRAESKTAGIEGIGGPYADTGIIMEPGLDSQPWEGRQGVASFFPYKVGDQWLGFYSGAYPFASWKDYPKKSGKGWFIGLAEGKSLEGPWIRMDTTVNPVTSMHPFFIENPIVSQLPNGLYIAIFDGGPDGWGHHLPNMMGYSLSKDGYNWSEARYWPIETKVNKWWDIMRTPLCLIPEGNDIYTVVYAAIDLKRRFHPMGMVKLKLNREVLDTRKKLLEKTRRGNNAER
- a CDS encoding alpha-L-fucosidase translates to MTSRFLYTAILCLHWASYSCAQKAVKTFTHTQNKQGASTTYQPSWKSLERHDEVPEWVRDAKFGIYAHWGVYAVPAYNNEHYIQHMHNEADYAKLGTHKRHLAVYGPLSEFGYHDFIPEFKGEKFSAEEWADLFVKGGARFAGPVAEHHDGFAMWDSEVTPFNAKDMGPKRDIVGELEKAIRKRGLKFFTSLHHELNYTNVKVKPTWEAADPKYAKLYGSPMPEKEWQQMWLDKCLEVVNKYHPDMIYHDAWLEQVDEEKIRTYLAHYFNEAASRNQEVTVTSKGGDIPYNVGMEDHENSNPEQISKSPFLSDYSIGEGFSFSWGYTEGMGIRTAKDIVHKLVEIVSNNGQMLLNLSPKADGTIPEDQRQVVTKIGMWLWTFGEAIYETRPFRVSGEKTEGGKRVHYTQKGKDVYIIFLDWPGGEGEMTTQKDMPVSLKQLTAGNLNGKVKAVTLLGLKKLENIPFNATSQGLTITIPAKTRVPSEIAHVFKVEIE